A genomic window from Agreia sp. COWG includes:
- a CDS encoding glycoside hydrolase family 13 protein, whose protein sequence is MTVELSDTSGAPETSPQASLTVIGQGSEWWRSAVIYQIYPRSFADSDGDGIGDLPGITSRLDSLADLGVDAIWLSPFYTSPQHDAGYDVADYIDVDPLFGTLADFDLMLAKAHSLGLKVIVDLVPNHTSWDHEWFKAALAADEGSPERERYMFRDGLGENGELPPNNWQSVFGGPMWERTTRADGTPGQWYLHIFDVSQPDLNWENPWVRQQMLDVLRFWLDRGVDGFRVDVAHGLIKEAGLPDYTPPADAGSMGGGAATALEPGVGADETVDPATPPYWAQDGVHEIYRSWHEVLDEYEGDRVLCAEAWVEPLTKLARWVRPDEMQQAFNFTYLSASWNAPALRAVIDTSIHAFGTVGAPSTWVLSNHDVVRHASRLALGADNLQGDGLGPDSPGLPDPVLGLRRARAATALMLALPGSSYVYQGEELGLPEAIYLPDEARQDPTWFRTKGKRYGRDGCRVPIPWEAGKPSYGFGPTAASWLPQPGDWDAYSRSSQIGVPGSTLELYKLALALRKSHELASSTLEWLSGYGDDVIAFTNGGVTVISNIGSVPVELPEAEVLLASESVAEAVLPVDTTVWLAN, encoded by the coding sequence ATGACAGTCGAACTATCCGATACGTCGGGCGCGCCCGAAACGTCACCACAGGCATCCCTCACCGTCATCGGCCAGGGGTCGGAGTGGTGGCGCTCCGCCGTCATCTACCAGATCTACCCGCGGTCGTTCGCCGACAGCGACGGTGACGGCATCGGCGACCTGCCGGGCATCACGAGCCGCCTCGACTCGCTCGCCGACCTCGGCGTCGACGCCATATGGCTGTCCCCGTTCTACACGTCGCCCCAACACGATGCGGGCTACGACGTGGCCGACTACATCGACGTCGACCCGCTCTTCGGCACGCTCGCCGACTTCGACCTGATGCTCGCCAAGGCGCACAGCCTCGGCCTCAAGGTCATCGTCGACCTCGTGCCGAACCACACCTCGTGGGATCACGAGTGGTTCAAGGCTGCCCTCGCCGCCGACGAGGGCAGCCCCGAGCGCGAGCGCTACATGTTCCGAGACGGCCTCGGAGAAAACGGTGAGCTGCCGCCGAACAACTGGCAGAGCGTCTTCGGCGGGCCCATGTGGGAGCGCACCACCCGCGCCGACGGAACCCCCGGCCAGTGGTATCTGCACATCTTCGACGTCAGCCAGCCCGACCTCAACTGGGAGAACCCCTGGGTGCGCCAGCAGATGCTCGATGTACTGAGGTTCTGGCTCGATCGCGGCGTCGACGGCTTCCGGGTGGATGTCGCGCACGGCCTGATCAAAGAGGCCGGGCTCCCCGACTACACGCCGCCCGCCGACGCCGGCAGCATGGGTGGGGGCGCAGCAACCGCCCTCGAGCCGGGCGTCGGCGCAGACGAGACCGTCGACCCGGCCACCCCGCCCTACTGGGCGCAAGACGGCGTACACGAGATCTATCGCTCATGGCACGAGGTGCTCGACGAGTACGAGGGCGACCGCGTGCTCTGCGCCGAGGCCTGGGTCGAACCGCTCACCAAGCTCGCCCGGTGGGTACGCCCCGACGAGATGCAACAGGCATTCAACTTCACCTACCTGTCGGCCTCGTGGAACGCCCCCGCGCTGCGCGCCGTGATCGACACGTCGATCCACGCGTTCGGCACGGTCGGCGCGCCCTCTACCTGGGTGCTCTCGAACCACGACGTGGTGCGTCACGCCAGCCGCCTCGCTCTCGGTGCCGACAACCTGCAGGGAGACGGCCTCGGCCCGGACTCCCCCGGCCTGCCGGATCCCGTTCTCGGCCTGCGCCGGGCCAGGGCCGCCACGGCGCTCATGCTCGCGCTGCCCGGCAGCTCCTACGTCTACCAAGGCGAGGAACTCGGCCTGCCCGAGGCCATCTACCTGCCAGACGAGGCCCGCCAAGACCCCACATGGTTCCGCACCAAAGGCAAGCGCTACGGGCGCGACGGATGCCGCGTGCCGATTCCGTGGGAGGCCGGCAAGCCGAGTTACGGCTTCGGCCCGACAGCCGCGAGCTGGCTGCCGCAGCCGGGCGACTGGGATGCCTACAGCCGCTCCAGCCAGATCGGCGTGCCCGGGTCGACGCTCGAGCTCTACAAGCTGGCCCTCGCACTGCGCAAGAGCCACGAGCTGGCGAGCAGCACGCTCGAGTGGCTATCCGGCTACGGAGACGACGTCATCGCGTTCACGAACGGCGGTGTCACGGTGATCTCGAACATCGGCAGCGTGCCCGTTGAGCTCCCGGAGGCAGAGGTGCTGCTCGCGTCGGAGTCCGTCGCCGAGGCCGTGCTGCCCGTCGACACCACGGTCTGGCTCGCGAACTAG
- a CDS encoding MaoC/PaaZ C-terminal domain-containing protein has product MTAGITLTADELTAGDVVAGGHFALSRDSLVRYAGASGDFNAIHYRDDVAASVGLPGVLAHGMLTMGLAVQPVVDWIGDPGRVLDYQVRFTRPVLVDPADGAELVVSAKVGKVDAEAGTARIDLTVTYNGDTVLGKAQAVVSLAPTASTV; this is encoded by the coding sequence ATGACCGCCGGAATCACCCTCACCGCCGACGAGCTGACCGCAGGCGATGTCGTCGCCGGCGGGCACTTCGCGCTCAGCCGCGATTCGCTCGTTCGCTACGCCGGAGCCAGCGGCGACTTCAATGCCATCCACTACCGCGACGACGTCGCGGCATCCGTGGGCCTGCCCGGCGTGCTCGCCCACGGCATGCTCACCATGGGCCTGGCGGTGCAGCCCGTCGTCGACTGGATCGGCGACCCCGGCCGCGTGCTCGACTACCAGGTGCGCTTCACCCGCCCCGTGCTGGTCGACCCGGCTGACGGTGCCGAGCTCGTCGTCTCTGCCAAGGTCGGCAAGGTGGATGCCGAGGCCGGCACCGCGCGCATCGACCTGACGGTCACGTACAACGGCGACACCGTGCTTGGCAAGGCGCAGGCCGTGGTCTCGCTCGCGCCGACCGCCTCCACGGTATGA
- a CDS encoding CDP-alcohol phosphatidyltransferase family protein gives MDTSTAHPERERILNVPNTITFARLILFMPLFVLLVLVWHENFWAFVVLVALGATDWIDGFAARRLNQVTHFGAVLDPVADRASQVVVCLTLVISGILPVWILVAIAATDLILGLIILAYKRQGSMTITYISKIRTTFLMLGLPLLLLGHADFAGHEVLAVIAFYAVVVGCLLHVFVGAQYATIVIREGRSTRSSAANA, from the coding sequence GTGGACACCTCGACAGCGCACCCGGAGCGCGAGCGGATTCTGAACGTGCCGAACACGATCACGTTCGCCCGTCTCATCCTGTTCATGCCCCTTTTTGTGCTGCTCGTGCTCGTATGGCACGAGAACTTCTGGGCCTTCGTGGTGCTCGTCGCGCTGGGGGCAACGGACTGGATCGACGGCTTCGCCGCCCGCAGGCTCAATCAGGTGACGCACTTCGGCGCCGTGCTCGACCCCGTCGCCGATCGGGCCAGCCAGGTGGTGGTGTGTCTCACCCTGGTGATCAGCGGAATCCTTCCCGTCTGGATTCTCGTCGCCATCGCGGCGACCGACCTCATTTTGGGCCTGATCATCTTGGCCTACAAGCGCCAGGGTTCGATGACGATCACCTACATCTCGAAGATCCGCACCACATTCCTCATGCTGGGCTTGCCGCTGCTGCTGCTCGGCCACGCCGACTTCGCCGGCCACGAGGTGCTGGCCGTCATCGCCTTCTACGCCGTGGTCGTCGGATGCCTGCTGCACGTGTTCGTCGGCGCCCAGTACGCGACGATCGTCATCCGCGAGGGTCGCAGCACGCGCTCATCTGCCGCCAACGCCTAG
- a CDS encoding UDP-N-acetylmuramate dehydrogenase, translating to MTTLRVGGPASRIVEPTGEPALLQTALGVWRTGDDWVVLGGGSNVVVSDDGFDGTVIRVATRGIARIVAPSGAVRLRVQAGEPWDDLVAYTVEHGWSGLEALSGIPGSTGASPIQNIGAYGQEVGDSLVSVDFLDYGTGRVERIARDELELGYRTSVFKRGKRGVVLSVTFSLTDAGTDASALGDPIVYPQLAQALGVSVGDRVPLVDVRRAVLTLRASKGMVLDTSDPDSVSAGSFFTNPIVGENFARGLPSDAPRWLVEPEAAPLVVALPDPATGLSLDVSARLDASVAGASGAGASRTAREPQVKLSAAWLIERAGITRGFSLPGSRAAISSKHTLAIVNRGGASAADIGELARYIQNRVSAEFGVLLHPEPVYVGSAN from the coding sequence ATGACGACCCTCAGGGTGGGCGGGCCCGCATCGCGCATCGTCGAGCCCACGGGGGAGCCCGCCCTGCTGCAGACCGCGCTCGGCGTCTGGCGAACGGGCGACGACTGGGTGGTGCTCGGCGGCGGATCGAACGTGGTCGTCTCGGACGACGGCTTCGACGGAACCGTCATCCGCGTGGCCACTAGGGGCATCGCTCGCATCGTGGCACCCTCGGGCGCCGTGCGTCTGCGCGTGCAGGCCGGCGAGCCGTGGGACGACCTCGTTGCGTACACCGTCGAGCACGGCTGGTCTGGCCTCGAGGCGCTGTCGGGCATCCCTGGCTCGACGGGCGCGTCGCCCATCCAGAACATCGGTGCCTACGGTCAGGAGGTGGGCGATTCGCTGGTGAGCGTCGACTTTCTCGACTACGGCACCGGCCGCGTCGAGCGAATCGCCCGAGATGAGCTCGAGCTCGGTTACCGCACAAGCGTGTTCAAGCGAGGCAAGCGCGGCGTGGTGCTGTCGGTCACCTTCAGCCTCACCGACGCGGGCACAGACGCCTCTGCGCTCGGCGACCCGATCGTCTACCCGCAACTGGCCCAGGCTCTGGGCGTCTCGGTCGGTGACCGGGTGCCCCTGGTCGATGTGCGTCGCGCCGTGCTGACACTGCGCGCATCGAAGGGCATGGTGCTAGACACCTCGGATCCCGATTCCGTGAGCGCCGGCTCGTTCTTCACCAACCCGATCGTGGGCGAGAACTTCGCGCGCGGCCTGCCCTCGGATGCTCCGCGCTGGCTCGTCGAGCCAGAGGCCGCGCCGCTCGTGGTCGCGCTGCCCGACCCCGCGACGGGCCTGAGTCTCGATGTATCGGCGCGGCTCGACGCATCCGTTGCTGGCGCATCGGGCGCCGGCGCATCTCGCACGGCAAGAGAGCCTCAGGTGAAGCTGAGCGCCGCGTGGCTGATCGAGCGCGCCGGCATCACACGTGGATTCTCCCTGCCCGGATCGCGGGCGGCCATCTCCTCGAAGCACACCCTGGCGATCGTGAACCGGGGCGGGGCCAGCGCGGCCGACATCGGCGAGCTGGCCCGCTACATCCAGAACCGGGTATCTGCCGAGTTCGGAGTGCTGCTGCACCCTGAGCCGGTGTATGTGGGCTCTGCGAACTAG
- a CDS encoding MaoC family dehydratase N-terminal domain-containing protein, with protein MPVNPELVGRVFAPTSPYLVGREKVREFSRAVFATSPLNTDVEAARAAGYADVVAPPTFAVVVQESTLHQLLSEPDAGIDFSRVVHGDQRFSFTRPIVAGDELTATLNVASIKSLGGHSMVTAESTIVDATGAHVVTAISTLVVRGDE; from the coding sequence GTGCCAGTGAACCCTGAACTCGTCGGACGCGTCTTCGCCCCGACCTCCCCGTATCTCGTCGGGCGCGAGAAGGTGCGCGAGTTCTCGCGCGCCGTCTTCGCCACGAGCCCGCTCAACACCGACGTCGAGGCGGCCCGCGCCGCCGGTTATGCCGACGTGGTCGCGCCGCCGACGTTCGCCGTGGTCGTGCAGGAGTCGACACTGCACCAGCTGCTCAGTGAGCCGGATGCCGGTATCGACTTCTCGAGGGTCGTGCACGGTGACCAGCGCTTCAGCTTCACCCGTCCGATCGTTGCGGGCGACGAGCTCACGGCCACCCTGAACGTGGCGAGCATCAAGTCGCTCGGCGGCCACTCCATGGTCACCGCCGAGTCGACCATCGTCGACGCGACGGGCGCGCACGTCGTCACCGCCATATCCACTCTCGTCGTCAGGGGAGACGAATGA
- a CDS encoding HAMP domain-containing sensor histidine kinase: MSRPSETVGLRTGSLRTRTVLSVLALLTVLLLALCFTVQFVLGERLRAQLEERLQDRASAAAALVGTVSNDDLASRLSAQGVSVLIESPDGGSVVAGPTPDQLRRGPDASGLGPLGGPGLEADAPGVAGSSSTPGAGADTGADQRSGSASGSTITSSTITASDPQILTLESKLSDGTVLTLSVGAGSVDQTLHQLLWIMLGASAVFLLLAAAALILVVRGALHPLESMTAVARDIARGDRGRRLRPQKPRTEIGRVATAFDEMLDGVEGAERAAVNAERVARDAEQRVRSFVSDAAHELRTPVSGMQAAADTLVRSSVDRAERERLASHVVREAARASRLIDDMLMMARVDQGLVLHRAPIDVATIVVSEAERQRIRRPGLELTCVDNRDGEARTMVGDAERLSQVIANLVDNAARMTGGDGPVTVTIEDADAADAVRIEVSDRGPGVPVQDRSRIFDRLVRLDSARNASGGGAGLGLPIARGIARAHGGDLVCAEPSGTNAGAVFVLTLPAG, from the coding sequence GTGAGCCGCCCATCCGAAACCGTCGGGCTGCGCACGGGTTCGCTGCGCACCCGCACCGTGTTGTCGGTGCTGGCTCTGCTGACCGTGCTGCTTCTCGCTCTGTGCTTCACCGTGCAGTTCGTGCTCGGCGAACGCCTGCGCGCCCAGCTCGAGGAGCGGCTGCAGGATCGGGCATCGGCCGCAGCGGCCCTCGTCGGCACCGTCTCGAATGACGACCTGGCGAGCCGCCTCTCTGCGCAGGGCGTCTCTGTGCTCATCGAGAGCCCCGATGGCGGCTCTGTCGTGGCCGGCCCGACGCCGGACCAGCTGCGACGCGGGCCGGATGCCTCCGGCCTCGGCCCGCTCGGAGGGCCTGGCCTCGAGGCCGACGCACCGGGCGTCGCCGGTTCCTCCTCGACACCGGGCGCGGGAGCGGACACGGGGGCAGACCAGCGCTCAGGCTCCGCATCCGGCAGCACCATCACGTCGTCGACCATCACCGCCTCGGACCCGCAGATCCTCACCCTGGAGTCGAAGCTCAGCGATGGCACGGTGCTCACCCTCAGCGTGGGGGCTGGCAGCGTCGACCAGACGCTCCATCAGCTCCTCTGGATCATGCTCGGGGCCTCGGCGGTCTTCCTCCTGCTCGCGGCGGCGGCATTGATCCTCGTCGTTCGCGGCGCGCTGCACCCGCTCGAGTCGATGACCGCCGTGGCGCGCGACATCGCCCGCGGAGACCGCGGCAGGCGACTGCGCCCGCAGAAGCCCCGCACCGAGATCGGGCGTGTGGCCACCGCCTTCGACGAGATGCTCGACGGGGTCGAGGGCGCCGAGCGTGCGGCCGTGAACGCCGAGCGCGTTGCCCGTGACGCCGAGCAGAGGGTGCGCTCCTTCGTCAGTGACGCCGCGCACGAGCTGCGCACCCCCGTGTCGGGAATGCAGGCCGCCGCCGACACCCTGGTGCGGTCGTCCGTCGACCGCGCCGAGCGCGAGCGGCTCGCCAGCCACGTGGTGCGGGAGGCTGCGAGAGCGTCCCGCCTCATCGACGACATGCTCATGATGGCGCGCGTCGACCAGGGGCTCGTGCTGCACCGGGCGCCGATCGATGTCGCCACGATCGTGGTGAGCGAGGCCGAGCGGCAGCGCATCCGGCGACCGGGCCTCGAATTGACCTGCGTCGACAACCGCGACGGCGAGGCGCGAACAATGGTCGGCGACGCGGAGCGGCTCAGCCAGGTGATCGCCAACCTCGTCGACAACGCAGCCCGGATGACCGGCGGCGACGGGCCCGTGACCGTGACGATCGAGGACGCCGACGCTGCAGACGCTGTGCGTATCGAGGTCTCCGATCGGGGCCCCGGCGTGCCGGTGCAGGATCGCTCTCGCATCTTCGACCGCCTCGTACGACTCGACTCGGCGAGAAACGCCTCCGGCGGCGGAGCGGGCCTCGGCCTGCCCATCGCGAGGGGAATCGCCCGGGCGCACGGCGGAGACCTGGTCTGCGCCGAACCGTCGGGCACGAATGCCGGGGCGGTCTTCGTGCTCACGCTGCCCGCCGGCTGA
- a CDS encoding amidohydrolase family protein, with the protein MPGKIDVHQHLLPPRYFEALAAAGNLMTGSGAGAQAVAGGSAQWNPWSESGGTAARQGPRTVGGWLMPDWDPQSAISMMDATGIETGMLSISAPGVHFGDDAAARELARELNDYQAELVREHPDRFGHFAVLPLPDFDGAVAEAVRALDELHADGVLLLSNAHGHYLGDPAYEPLWTELAARSAVVFVHPTAPQIQQLPGMPTALLDFPFDTTRTAVDLVAHGVFDRHPNLRVILSHAGGFLPYAADRFSAAAMFNPGTTPESIQAGLRKFYFDTALSASPTSLPSLLAFAEPGHILYGSDFPYAHPDWSARFDHSLATYDGPGAERLGELRRSAAERLFPRLAK; encoded by the coding sequence ATGCCGGGCAAGATCGATGTTCACCAGCATCTGCTTCCGCCTCGCTACTTTGAAGCGCTGGCGGCGGCGGGAAATCTGATGACGGGCAGTGGGGCCGGGGCGCAAGCCGTTGCCGGTGGGTCCGCGCAATGGAATCCGTGGTCTGAAAGCGGTGGTACGGCGGCGCGCCAAGGCCCGCGGACCGTCGGGGGCTGGCTTATGCCTGACTGGGACCCTCAGTCCGCGATCTCCATGATGGATGCGACAGGTATCGAGACGGGGATGCTATCGATCAGCGCACCCGGTGTTCACTTCGGTGACGACGCCGCGGCCCGCGAACTCGCCCGCGAGCTCAACGACTATCAGGCCGAGCTGGTCAGAGAGCACCCCGACCGCTTTGGACATTTCGCCGTGCTGCCGCTGCCGGACTTCGACGGCGCAGTCGCCGAAGCCGTGCGGGCCCTCGACGAGCTCCATGCCGACGGCGTGCTCCTGCTATCGAACGCGCATGGGCACTACCTCGGCGATCCCGCATACGAGCCGCTGTGGACAGAGCTCGCCGCGCGTTCGGCCGTGGTCTTCGTGCATCCCACGGCGCCGCAGATCCAGCAATTGCCGGGAATGCCCACTGCGCTACTGGATTTTCCATTCGACACGACCCGCACCGCCGTCGACCTCGTCGCGCACGGGGTGTTCGACCGGCATCCAAACCTCCGCGTGATCCTTTCACACGCCGGCGGTTTCCTGCCCTACGCTGCAGACCGCTTCAGCGCGGCCGCAATGTTCAACCCCGGCACCACACCGGAAAGCATTCAAGCAGGCCTTCGCAAGTTCTACTTCGACACCGCCCTCTCTGCCAGTCCCACATCGCTGCCGTCGCTTCTGGCATTCGCGGAGCCGGGCCACATCCTCTACGGCAGCGACTTTCCCTACGCACACCCGGATTGGAGCGCCCGTTTCGACCACTCCCTGGCCACCTACGACGGCCCCGGCGCCGAACGGCTTGGCGAGCTGCGCCGCTCCGCCGCTGAGAGACTCTTTCCCCGCTTGGCGAAGTAG
- a CDS encoding TetR/AcrR family transcriptional regulator, giving the protein MNGGLRERKRAATQEKIERAAISLALEHGFENITVDMICEASLVSQRTFFNYFGSKEGVIIGGTPAMPNDDHIEAFTRATGSNLLADFLTMITSSLLEREPDAALFKARRMLIMRTPELLIKETARISEAEDQFVAIIMTRYEVQGLSRANQPELEDEARMVVALTTGVLHYVRRLWASSQPGASTRDLLGNSIELIHRITNDHPQQPKGTARRP; this is encoded by the coding sequence ATGAATGGCGGGTTGCGTGAACGCAAGCGGGCGGCGACGCAGGAAAAAATCGAACGAGCCGCCATCTCGCTTGCGCTTGAGCACGGCTTCGAAAACATCACCGTAGACATGATCTGCGAGGCCAGCCTGGTGTCCCAGCGCACCTTCTTCAACTATTTCGGATCGAAGGAGGGGGTCATCATCGGGGGCACTCCCGCGATGCCGAACGATGACCACATTGAGGCGTTCACCCGGGCGACGGGCTCGAATCTCCTTGCCGATTTCCTCACCATGATCACCTCCTCGCTCTTGGAGCGTGAACCAGATGCCGCGCTCTTTAAGGCTCGACGGATGCTCATCATGCGCACCCCAGAACTCCTGATCAAAGAGACGGCTCGCATCAGCGAAGCCGAAGACCAATTCGTCGCCATCATCATGACCCGCTACGAAGTCCAAGGACTGAGCCGCGCCAACCAACCCGAGCTGGAAGACGAGGCCCGGATGGTCGTCGCCCTCACCACCGGCGTCCTGCACTACGTGAGACGTCTATGGGCGAGCTCGCAACCAGGAGCGTCCACGCGGGATCTCCTGGGCAACTCCATCGAACTCATCCACCGCATCACCAACGATCACCCTCAACAACCGAAGGGCACGGCACGCAGACCATGA
- a CDS encoding RNA methyltransferase → MPVLSIDSLDDPRLGDYAHLTDVALKKARGTEHAQGLYLAESLLVFERALRAGHVPRSVLALGTSTDEASAALAQHGFDDVPVFTGPGELLAELTGYVLHRGLIASMNRPALAEAATLIEGARRIVVLENVVDPTNVGAIFRSAGAIGADAILVTPRCSDPFYRRAIRVSMGTVLQVPWTRVGEWPETRELLVDAGFHVAALALTPDAVSLRDFQSRLPERLALVLGAEGEGLTAEAIAASDTVVQIPMKHGIDSLNVAAASAVAMWAVSGD, encoded by the coding sequence GTGCCCGTTCTCTCCATCGACAGCCTCGACGACCCGCGGCTCGGCGACTACGCCCACCTCACCGACGTGGCCCTGAAGAAGGCCCGCGGAACCGAGCACGCACAGGGTCTCTATCTCGCCGAGTCGTTGCTGGTGTTCGAGCGAGCGCTGAGGGCTGGCCATGTTCCGCGCTCGGTGCTGGCCCTCGGCACCTCGACCGACGAGGCCTCAGCGGCGCTCGCGCAGCACGGCTTCGACGACGTTCCCGTCTTCACCGGGCCGGGCGAACTTCTCGCCGAGCTCACCGGCTACGTGCTGCACCGCGGTCTCATCGCGTCGATGAACCGCCCCGCGCTCGCGGAGGCGGCGACCCTCATCGAGGGTGCTCGCCGCATCGTCGTGCTCGAGAACGTGGTCGACCCCACCAACGTCGGAGCGATCTTCCGCTCCGCCGGAGCCATCGGGGCCGACGCCATCCTCGTGACGCCGCGCTGCTCCGATCCCTTCTACCGCCGGGCCATCCGGGTGAGTATGGGAACCGTCCTGCAGGTCCCCTGGACCCGCGTCGGCGAGTGGCCCGAGACGCGCGAGCTGTTGGTCGACGCGGGCTTTCACGTCGCAGCCCTCGCCCTGACGCCGGATGCGGTCAGCCTGCGCGATTTCCAGTCCCGGCTCCCTGAGAGGCTCGCCCTGGTGCTGGGCGCGGAGGGCGAGGGTCTCACGGCCGAGGCGATCGCGGCATCCGACACGGTGGTGCAGATCCCCATGAAGCACGGCATCGACTCGCTGAACGTGGCCGCGGCCAGCGCCGTCGCGATGTGGGCGGTCTCGGGCGACTGA
- a CDS encoding response regulator transcription factor has product MTTPARILLVEDDETIRSSVTTALVDEGFVVAAREDGIALADDLAAFVPDIAILDWMLPGPNGLSLAAQLRSRSDCAVMMLTARDEVDDRLRGFAEGIDDYLVKPFSMAELVARVSAILRRRGRLPSVIEIGDLMIDIDGARSARGDKPLTLTATEFRLLSFLAQSRGRTLSKGQILTQVWGYDDIDANVVEVHLSSLRRKMEANGPRLIHTVRGIGYRLSA; this is encoded by the coding sequence ATGACCACCCCTGCCCGCATCCTGCTCGTCGAAGACGACGAGACCATCCGCAGCTCGGTCACCACCGCCCTCGTCGATGAAGGCTTCGTCGTGGCTGCCCGCGAAGACGGTATCGCCCTCGCCGACGACCTGGCCGCCTTCGTGCCCGACATCGCGATTCTCGACTGGATGTTGCCCGGACCGAACGGGCTCTCCCTCGCGGCGCAGCTGCGATCACGCAGCGATTGCGCCGTGATGATGCTCACAGCGCGCGACGAGGTCGACGACCGGCTTCGCGGCTTCGCCGAGGGAATCGACGACTATCTCGTGAAACCGTTCTCGATGGCCGAGCTCGTCGCCCGGGTCAGCGCCATTCTTCGTCGGCGCGGGCGCCTTCCCTCGGTGATCGAGATCGGCGATCTGATGATCGATATCGACGGCGCCCGCTCGGCTCGCGGCGATAAGCCTTTAACGCTGACCGCCACCGAGTTCCGCCTGCTGAGCTTTCTGGCGCAGAGCCGGGGCCGCACGCTGTCGAAGGGTCAGATCCTCACGCAGGTGTGGGGCTACGACGACATCGACGCGAACGTCGTCGAGGTTCACCTGAGCTCGCTGCGGCGCAAGATGGAGGCGAACGGGCCGCGTCTCATCCACACCGTCCGCGGCATCGGCTACCGGCTGAGCGCGTGA